In the genome of Vibrio sp. NTOU-M3, one region contains:
- the metJ gene encoding met regulon transcriptional regulator MetJ produces the protein MADWNGEYISPYAEHGKKSEQVKKITVSIPLKVLKVLTDERTRRQINNLRHATNSELLCEAFLHAYTGQPLPTDEDLRKDRPDDIPAEVKKLMTEMGIEFEAFDEE, from the coding sequence ATGGCTGATTGGAATGGGGAATATATAAGCCCATACGCGGAGCATGGTAAGAAAAGTGAACAGGTGAAAAAAATTACTGTTTCTATTCCTTTGAAAGTGCTGAAGGTGCTAACTGATGAGCGTACTCGCCGTCAGATCAATAATTTGCGCCACGCGACAAACAGCGAGTTGTTATGTGAAGCGTTTTTACATGCCTACACGGGTCAGCCACTGCCAACGGATGAAGATTTACGTAAAGATCGTCCAGACGATATTCCGGCAGAAGTGAAGAAACTGATGACCGAGATGGGCATTGAGTTTGAAGCGTTCGATGAAGAATAA
- a CDS encoding bifunctional aspartate kinase/homoserine dehydrogenase II, with translation MNQPRQLHKFGGSSLANPACYRRVANILKEYSDSEDLIVVSAAGKTTNRLIAFLEALNKDGRLAHEALQELRHFQSELIESLITTDTRTELLSLLHDEFSTLGELTAPLSSAEQANVLGHGEVWSSRLLAALLTQNELPAVAQDARAFLRAEPGTQPEVDRGASYPLLKETLAQHVQHRVVITGFMAQSERGDTVLLGRNGSDYSATVIGALADASKVTIWSDVAGVYSADPRLVSDACLLPLLRLDEASELARLAAPVLHSRTLQPVAQSTMDCHLRCSYEPESGSTRIERVLASGRGAKIISSLDEVMLIRLHFASGHDFIRQQQEVLAGLKRAQLEPLAFETQTDQHTLNLAYTSEIVNGALSHLQDVATEAEIKLKEGYSLVAAVGAGVTKNPNHCYGFYQQLKHAPVEFISESESGLSLVAVLRTVDTKPLVKGIHTQLFQAQKRVAVALCGKGNIGSSWLTLFAEQKRDLEKRRGMNFELVAVIDSQTYWYNPNGIDANSVAARFDEEAIEYQNFSWIEQLGAIQGYDDLVVLDVTASQELAERYLDIAQQGMHLISANKVAGSASSRYYHDVKDAFAKINRHWLYNATVGAGLPINHTVRDLRESGDEILALSGIFSGTLSWLFQQYDGSVPFAELVDLAWQQGLTEPDPRSDLDGSDVMRKLVILARESGLDIEPEAVKVESLVPQELAGLSLDDFLDKSQRLSELLAERLEKAQREDKVLRYIARLEKNGTATVGVEALNKEHALANLLPCDNIFAIESKWYKDNPLVIRGPGAGREVTAGAIQSDLNLLSSLL, from the coding sequence ATGAACCAGCCTCGTCAATTGCATAAATTTGGTGGTAGTAGCTTAGCAAACCCTGCATGCTACCGCCGAGTTGCTAATATCTTAAAAGAGTATTCGGACAGCGAAGATTTGATTGTGGTCTCGGCGGCTGGCAAAACCACCAATCGATTGATTGCATTTCTCGAAGCGCTCAATAAAGATGGCCGCTTAGCACATGAAGCGCTACAAGAGCTGCGCCATTTTCAGAGTGAATTGATTGAGTCGCTGATCACAACCGATACCCGTACTGAATTACTGTCACTGTTGCATGATGAGTTCAGCACTTTAGGCGAGCTCACCGCACCATTGAGTTCAGCAGAGCAAGCCAATGTGCTTGGACATGGAGAAGTCTGGTCATCGCGCCTACTGGCAGCCCTATTAACTCAGAACGAGCTGCCCGCCGTCGCACAAGATGCACGCGCTTTTCTCAGAGCTGAGCCCGGTACACAGCCTGAGGTTGACCGCGGTGCTTCATACCCACTGTTGAAAGAAACCCTCGCCCAACATGTCCAACATCGCGTCGTGATCACCGGATTTATGGCACAAAGCGAGCGTGGTGATACCGTCTTACTCGGCCGTAATGGTTCTGATTACTCCGCCACTGTTATTGGTGCATTGGCTGATGCAAGCAAGGTAACCATTTGGAGTGATGTGGCTGGGGTCTATAGCGCGGATCCACGATTAGTCAGCGATGCTTGTTTACTCCCTTTACTGCGCCTTGATGAAGCCAGCGAATTGGCTCGTCTTGCCGCCCCAGTGCTCCATAGCCGAACTTTACAGCCTGTTGCTCAAAGTACTATGGATTGTCACTTACGCTGCAGCTATGAGCCGGAATCCGGTTCAACCAGAATCGAACGCGTGTTGGCTTCTGGCCGCGGTGCAAAAATCATCTCTTCACTTGATGAAGTGATGCTGATCCGGCTGCATTTTGCTTCCGGCCATGACTTTATCCGCCAGCAACAGGAAGTTTTAGCAGGTCTAAAACGAGCGCAGCTCGAACCCCTTGCTTTTGAAACTCAAACGGACCAGCACACATTAAACCTTGCTTACACCTCTGAAATTGTAAATGGCGCACTCAGCCATCTACAAGACGTAGCAACCGAAGCAGAAATCAAGCTAAAAGAAGGTTATTCGCTTGTGGCAGCCGTTGGGGCTGGCGTAACAAAAAACCCGAATCATTGCTATGGGTTTTATCAGCAGCTAAAGCACGCACCGGTTGAGTTTATCTCTGAGTCAGAGTCTGGACTCAGTCTGGTTGCTGTTCTACGCACTGTCGATACCAAACCCTTGGTTAAAGGTATCCACACACAGCTGTTTCAAGCTCAGAAACGAGTCGCTGTTGCACTGTGCGGCAAAGGAAATATAGGCTCCAGTTGGTTAACTCTTTTTGCGGAACAAAAGCGTGATTTAGAAAAGCGCCGTGGCATGAACTTTGAGTTAGTAGCCGTCATTGATAGCCAAACCTATTGGTATAACCCAAACGGTATCGATGCCAATTCGGTAGCAGCACGATTCGATGAAGAAGCCATCGAATATCAGAATTTTTCTTGGATTGAGCAATTAGGAGCGATTCAGGGTTATGACGATCTCGTGGTACTTGATGTGACAGCAAGCCAAGAGCTCGCTGAACGTTACCTAGATATTGCCCAACAAGGTATGCACCTAATATCAGCAAACAAAGTCGCTGGCTCGGCTTCTAGCCGCTATTACCATGATGTAAAAGATGCGTTTGCCAAGATCAACCGTCACTGGCTCTACAATGCAACCGTCGGTGCTGGATTACCTATTAACCATACGGTAAGAGACTTGCGCGAAAGTGGCGATGAAATCCTAGCACTCTCCGGGATCTTCTCTGGCACCTTGTCTTGGTTGTTCCAACAATACGATGGCAGTGTTCCATTCGCAGAGTTAGTCGATCTTGCTTGGCAACAAGGACTTACCGAACCGGATCCTCGCAGTGACTTAGATGGCTCCGATGTGATGCGAAAGTTGGTGATCCTTGCACGTGAGTCAGGATTAGATATCGAACCAGAAGCGGTCAAAGTAGAAAGCTTGGTTCCGCAAGAATTAGCTGGGTTATCACTGGATGACTTCCTTGATAAAAGCCAACGATTAAGTGAGCTACTCGCAGAGCGGTTAGAAAAAGCCCAGCGTGAAGATAAAGTGCTACGTTACATTGCACGTTTAGAGAAAAACGGCACGGCAACTGTTGGAGTCGAAGCATTGAATAAAGAACATGCTTTGGCGAACCTCCTGCCATGCGACAACATCTTTGCGATTGAAAGTAAGTGGTATAAAGATAATCCACTGGTTATTCGAGGGCCGGGCGCGGGGCGCGAAGTCACTGCAGGAGCAATCCAATCCGATCTCAACCTACTTTCTAGTTTGTTATAA
- the glpX gene encoding class II fructose-bisphosphatase has product MKRDLAMAFSRVTEGAALAGYKWLGRGDKNAADGAAVEVMRTLLNKTDISGEIVIGEGEIDDAPMLYIGENVGIGGDEVDIAVDPIEGTRMTAMGQSNALAVLAAGEKGSFLKAPDMYMEKLVVGPGAKGCIDLNKPLKENLENIAKALNKSLDTLVVITLAKPRHDAVIAQMQAMGVRVFAVPDGDVAASILTCMPDSEVDAMYCIGGAPEGVVSAAVIRALDGDMHGRLLPRHEVKGDNEENRIYGAAELKRCEEMGVQANVVLKMDDMARSDNVVFSATGITKGDLLDGISRQGNIATTETLLIRGRCRTIRRIKSTHYLERKDPEVRDLIL; this is encoded by the coding sequence ATGAAACGCGATTTGGCAATGGCATTTTCTCGAGTCACTGAAGGTGCAGCATTAGCTGGTTATAAATGGTTAGGTCGGGGCGATAAAAATGCCGCTGACGGTGCTGCGGTTGAGGTTATGCGCACGCTACTGAACAAAACTGATATCAGCGGTGAAATTGTTATTGGCGAAGGGGAAATTGATGACGCACCAATGCTCTACATCGGTGAAAACGTCGGTATTGGCGGTGATGAAGTTGATATTGCTGTTGACCCTATCGAAGGGACTCGCATGACGGCAATGGGGCAATCCAATGCTCTAGCTGTACTCGCCGCGGGAGAAAAAGGCAGCTTCCTTAAAGCGCCTGACATGTACATGGAAAAACTGGTGGTTGGCCCAGGAGCAAAAGGTTGCATCGACCTTAATAAACCATTGAAAGAAAACTTGGAAAATATCGCCAAAGCATTGAATAAATCACTCGATACACTCGTGGTGATCACGCTAGCTAAGCCTCGTCATGATGCTGTGATTGCACAAATGCAAGCGATGGGTGTTCGCGTGTTTGCCGTGCCTGATGGCGATGTTGCTGCCTCTATTTTAACTTGCATGCCAGATAGCGAAGTGGATGCGATGTACTGTATTGGTGGCGCACCAGAAGGTGTAGTCTCCGCCGCTGTTATCCGTGCGCTAGATGGCGACATGCACGGCCGCTTACTTCCACGTCATGAAGTAAAAGGTGATAACGAAGAAAACCGCATCTACGGTGCTGCTGAGCTAAAACGCTGTGAAGAAATGGGCGTACAGGCCAACGTGGTGCTAAAAATGGATGATATGGCTCGTAGTGATAATGTAGTTTTCTCTGCAACAGGGATCACCAAAGGCGACTTGCTGGACGGCATCAGCCGCCAAGGCAACATTGCAACAACAGAAACATTATTGATTCGTGGTCGCTGCCGCACGATTCGCCGCATTAAATCAACACATTACCTAGAGCGTAAAGATCCTGAAGTTCGCGACCTTATTCTTTAA
- the zapB gene encoding cell division protein ZapB, with translation MSFEVLEQLEAKIQTAVDTIALLQMEVEELKEEKEKLASEANELRSNREALEQKAQQMQQEHAAWQDRIRNLLGKMDEVE, from the coding sequence ATGTCTTTTGAAGTACTAGAACAACTAGAAGCAAAAATCCAAACAGCAGTAGACACCATTGCACTGCTTCAGATGGAAGTAGAAGAGCTAAAAGAAGAAAAAGAAAAGCTAGCTAGCGAAGCGAATGAGCTACGTTCAAACCGTGAAGCTCTAGAGCAAAAAGCGCAGCAAATGCAGCAAGAGCACGCGGCATGGCAAGATCGCATCCGTAACCTACTTGGTAAAATGGATGAAGTTGAGTAA
- a CDS encoding O-succinylhomoserine (thiol)-lyase → MSTRKPATIAVRTGIESDTQHHAVVPPIYLSTNYGFPAFGEVPTYDYTRSGNPNRGLLETALFELESGKGAVVTNCGTSALNLWVSAFLGPDDLIVAPHDCYGGTYRLFNTRSQKGDFKVLFVDQSDEQAFEAAIALKPKLILLETPSNPLVRVVDIAKVCEQAKQVGALVAVDNTFLTPVFQKPLELGADFVIHSTTKYINGHSDVIGGVVITKTEEHAEELAWWGNCIGATGTPFDSYMTLRGIRTLGARMRVHEESSRDILNYLQQQELVGTIYHPSLPNHPGHDIAKKQQSGFGSMLSFEFAGSFEQLKFFVSELELFSLAESLGGVESLICHPASMTHRAMGEEALAEAGVSQQLLRLSVGLEDAQDLIDDLQQAFAKAKEYR, encoded by the coding sequence ATGAGCACCCGCAAACCAGCCACTATCGCGGTACGTACTGGTATCGAGTCCGACACTCAACATCATGCCGTTGTGCCACCTATTTACCTCTCGACAAATTATGGATTTCCCGCCTTTGGTGAAGTGCCGACATACGATTACACCCGCTCGGGTAACCCCAATCGTGGCCTGTTAGAAACCGCTTTGTTTGAGCTGGAGTCAGGTAAAGGCGCCGTGGTAACCAATTGTGGAACCTCTGCCTTAAACTTGTGGGTCTCCGCCTTTCTTGGTCCTGACGATCTGATCGTCGCACCTCACGACTGCTACGGTGGCACATACCGCCTGTTCAATACACGCTCACAAAAAGGTGACTTTAAGGTCTTGTTTGTTGATCAATCAGATGAACAAGCATTCGAAGCCGCTATTGCTCTTAAACCTAAATTGATTTTACTTGAAACCCCTTCCAACCCTTTGGTGCGCGTTGTCGATATCGCGAAAGTATGCGAGCAAGCCAAACAAGTTGGCGCATTGGTTGCGGTCGATAACACCTTTTTGACTCCTGTATTCCAAAAGCCCCTCGAGCTAGGTGCTGATTTTGTTATTCATTCAACAACCAAGTACATCAATGGTCATTCCGATGTCATTGGTGGCGTGGTGATCACTAAAACCGAAGAACACGCGGAAGAGCTAGCTTGGTGGGGTAACTGCATTGGCGCCACCGGAACACCGTTTGATAGCTATATGACTCTGCGCGGTATACGTACATTAGGCGCACGTATGCGCGTTCACGAAGAGAGCTCTCGTGATATTCTTAATTACCTACAACAACAGGAACTCGTTGGCACCATCTACCACCCTAGCCTGCCAAATCATCCTGGCCACGACATTGCAAAGAAACAGCAATCTGGTTTTGGTTCAATGTTAAGTTTCGAATTTGCAGGCAGCTTTGAGCAACTAAAATTCTTTGTTAGCGAGCTGGAGCTCTTCTCTCTTGCAGAATCTTTAGGTGGCGTAGAAAGTTTAATTTGTCATCCAGCGTCCATGACGCACCGAGCAATGGGTGAAGAAGCGCTGGCCGAAGCGGGGGTTTCTCAACAATTACTCCGCTTATCCGTTGGCCTAGAAGATGCGCAAGATCTAATCGATGATCTCCAACAAGCCTTTGCAAAAGCGAAGGAGTACCGATAA
- the metF gene encoding methylenetetrahydrofolate reductase: MGYTHASHIDALNQNIAELADDINVSFEFFPPSSEKMEETLWNSVHRLKTLQPKFVSVTYGANSGERDRTHSIIKEIKSETGLVAAPHLTCIDASREELIKIADDYWANGIESIVALRGDIPPGGGAPDMYASDLVELLKSRHDFDISVAAFPEVHPEAKSAQADLLNLKRKVDAGANRAITQFFFDVESYLRFRDRCVAAGIDVEIVPGILPVSNFKQASRFAAQNNVKVPGWMAKQFEGLDDDPTTRQLVGASQAIDMVRVLSREGVKDFHFYTLNRAEMTYALCHTLGVRPKA; this comes from the coding sequence ATGGGATACACGCACGCCAGTCATATCGACGCACTAAACCAGAATATCGCGGAACTCGCTGATGATATCAACGTTTCTTTCGAGTTTTTTCCTCCAAGTAGCGAAAAAATGGAAGAAACACTCTGGAACTCTGTTCACCGCTTAAAAACACTGCAACCAAAATTTGTATCGGTTACCTACGGAGCAAACTCTGGTGAGCGTGATCGTACCCACTCCATCATTAAAGAAATCAAGTCAGAAACAGGGCTGGTAGCCGCTCCTCATCTAACTTGTATCGACGCTTCTCGTGAAGAATTGATTAAAATTGCTGACGATTACTGGGCAAATGGCATTGAAAGCATCGTTGCCCTGCGCGGTGATATTCCACCCGGTGGTGGCGCGCCTGATATGTATGCATCCGATCTTGTGGAACTGCTCAAATCTCGCCATGATTTTGATATTTCCGTCGCAGCTTTTCCAGAGGTTCACCCTGAAGCCAAAAGCGCACAAGCCGATCTATTAAATCTAAAACGTAAAGTCGATGCCGGTGCTAACCGCGCAATCACTCAGTTCTTTTTTGATGTAGAGAGCTACCTTCGATTCCGTGATCGCTGCGTCGCTGCGGGCATTGATGTTGAAATCGTACCGGGCATTCTTCCAGTATCAAACTTCAAGCAAGCGTCTCGTTTCGCTGCTCAGAATAACGTCAAAGTTCCGGGCTGGATGGCAAAACAATTTGAAGGTCTGGATGATGACCCAACAACGCGCCAACTGGTTGGTGCAAGCCAAGCAATTGATATGGTGCGTGTGTTAAGCCGCGAAGGCGTAAAGGACTTCCACTTCTACACACTAAACCGTGCAGAAATGACCTATGCTCTGTGCCACACCCTAGGTGTACGACCAAAAGCTTAA